One Prevotella melaninogenica DNA window includes the following coding sequences:
- a CDS encoding PD-(D/E)XK nuclease family protein, with protein sequence MNTFLEHIAADLLKKYGNDMAHIAVVFPNKRAALFLNQALARLADGPVWSPAYITISDFFRQHSELTIADPIKSICDLYKSYIEVIGNTNETLDHFYGWGQLLLADFDDIDKNMANAEMVFSNISNLKELDDISYLTDEQKVELRRFFANFDDNPEGIRERFITLWNKLNDIYNDFKQRLKSQKLAYEGMLYRDVVEKTKIEAQYEHYVFVGFNVLQKVEQLLFKRFLKEEKASFYWDYDRYYMKPTNEAGNYICRWLDKFPNTLPNDSDELYDNLGKEKEINIISAPTENLQARYITEWLRENERYKDGKRTAIVLCDEHLLQTVIHCIPDEVETLNVTTGYPLQQTPIASMVTQLWALQTEGYSVQEQSYRLHYVNRVLRHPYGKYLTPKVAEIIERLNSERQFYVKPKEGSIFEYHPSDKQNLQVLVNWLAETIRFIGVNGAADKDPLFEESVFRMYTLLTRLSDLMTNGDLDADKIIFRRLLTQLIAATSIPFHGEPARGVQVMGVLETRNLDFDHVLVLSCNEGNMPKGIDDASFIPHLIRKAYELTTIDNKVSIYSYYFHSMIQRAKDVTFLYNNSTQGSHTGEMSRFILQLMVEWNHPIHRLTLQAGQEPMHCEAEVVEKNEAVLNRLDEISYFSPTAINTYITCQLKYYFKYIAGINELDEVDVDDVDNRMFGNIFHTAAQLMYEKLLPREVITAKNIDYLLKTGKSTQSLTSGNAELTLDDIVDEAFATELFHQQRGVRKHPKLNGLQLINREVIIKYLHQLLRIDRRSAPLRVVGHEFPVKRSLIINVNGLEKQIETGGRIDRLDEILVDSDSARLRVVDYKTGGKAAESLKSVDEMFDSKNLSKKSDYTMQAMLYSLIEAKNDSEHNPNHRAVSPALLFIQHAGSEDYTPVLSIDKEEVTDVTVYEEEFLRNLTEKLEEIHNPNIAFAPTDNTDSCQYCPYKQMCGR encoded by the coding sequence ATGAATACATTTCTCGAACACATTGCAGCTGATTTACTAAAGAAGTATGGTAATGACATGGCGCATATAGCTGTTGTCTTTCCTAATAAGCGTGCTGCACTCTTTTTGAATCAAGCATTAGCTCGATTGGCTGATGGTCCTGTATGGAGTCCTGCATATATTACTATTTCTGACTTCTTTCGTCAACATTCAGAGCTAACAATAGCTGATCCTATTAAAAGTATTTGTGATCTCTATAAGAGTTACATCGAGGTAATAGGCAATACGAATGAAACCTTAGACCACTTCTATGGTTGGGGGCAACTGCTCTTAGCCGATTTCGATGACATCGATAAGAATATGGCAAACGCTGAGATGGTCTTCTCTAATATTAGTAACCTTAAAGAGTTAGATGATATTAGTTATCTTACCGATGAACAGAAAGTAGAATTACGCCGTTTCTTCGCTAATTTCGATGATAATCCAGAGGGTATTAGAGAGCGTTTTATAACTCTTTGGAATAAGTTGAATGATATATATAATGATTTCAAGCAAAGGCTTAAATCTCAAAAGCTTGCATACGAGGGTATGCTTTATCGTGATGTGGTAGAGAAAACAAAGATAGAAGCACAATATGAACACTATGTTTTTGTCGGATTCAACGTACTTCAGAAGGTAGAACAGCTTCTTTTCAAACGCTTCTTAAAGGAAGAAAAGGCAAGTTTCTATTGGGATTATGACCGATATTATATGAAGCCAACAAATGAAGCAGGTAACTATATTTGTCGTTGGCTTGATAAATTCCCCAATACTTTACCAAACGATAGCGATGAATTGTATGATAATTTAGGAAAAGAGAAGGAAATAAACATTATCTCTGCTCCTACAGAGAACTTACAAGCACGTTATATCACCGAGTGGTTGCGCGAGAATGAAAGATATAAAGATGGTAAGCGAACAGCAATTGTTCTTTGTGATGAACATCTGTTGCAGACAGTAATCCATTGTATACCTGATGAAGTCGAGACTCTGAATGTCACAACGGGTTATCCGTTACAACAAACTCCGATTGCATCGATGGTTACGCAGCTTTGGGCGTTACAGACAGAAGGTTATTCAGTACAAGAACAGAGTTATAGACTTCACTATGTAAACAGAGTCTTACGACATCCTTATGGGAAGTATCTCACACCAAAAGTTGCCGAAATCATCGAACGATTGAATAGTGAACGACAGTTTTATGTAAAGCCAAAAGAAGGCTCAATCTTTGAATACCATCCAAGTGATAAGCAGAACCTACAAGTATTAGTTAATTGGTTGGCAGAAACTATCCGTTTCATCGGTGTAAATGGTGCAGCTGACAAAGACCCACTTTTTGAAGAGTCTGTTTTTCGTATGTACACCTTACTCACACGTTTGTCTGATTTGATGACAAATGGTGATTTAGATGCAGATAAGATTATCTTCCGTCGTCTATTAACACAGCTAATTGCTGCTACAAGTATCCCTTTCCATGGTGAACCAGCACGTGGTGTTCAAGTGATGGGCGTTCTTGAAACGCGTAATCTCGATTTCGATCATGTACTTGTGCTCTCTTGTAATGAAGGTAATATGCCAAAGGGAATAGACGATGCATCATTCATACCTCATCTTATTCGTAAGGCATACGAGTTAACAACAATTGATAATAAGGTATCTATCTACAGTTACTATTTCCATAGTATGATTCAGCGGGCAAAAGATGTTACTTTCCTTTATAATAACTCCACTCAAGGTAGCCATACAGGAGAGATGAGTCGTTTTATTTTACAGTTGATGGTAGAGTGGAATCACCCAATTCATCGATTAACTTTGCAAGCTGGGCAAGAGCCTATGCACTGTGAAGCAGAAGTGGTTGAAAAGAATGAAGCTGTACTGAATAGACTCGATGAAATCAGTTATTTCTCCCCAACTGCTATTAATACATATATAACTTGCCAGCTAAAGTATTACTTTAAGTATATTGCAGGTATTAATGAACTCGATGAAGTCGATGTAGATGATGTTGATAATCGAATGTTTGGTAATATCTTTCATACTGCAGCACAGCTTATGTATGAAAAGTTACTGCCAAGAGAAGTCATCACAGCTAAGAACATAGATTATTTGTTGAAGACAGGAAAGAGTACCCAGTCTCTCACATCTGGGAATGCAGAACTTACATTGGATGATATTGTCGACGAGGCATTTGCTACTGAACTATTTCATCAACAACGAGGAGTAAGGAAACATCCAAAGCTCAATGGACTCCAACTTATCAATCGTGAAGTAATCATAAAGTATCTTCATCAATTATTACGGATTGATCGACGTTCTGCCCCATTGCGTGTGGTAGGTCATGAGTTTCCTGTTAAACGCTCATTGATAATTAATGTGAATGGATTGGAGAAGCAAATAGAAACAGGTGGACGTATTGACCGTTTAGACGAGATTCTCGTTGATAGTGATAGCGCACGCTTGCGAGTTGTAGACTATAAGACTGGTGGAAAGGCAGCGGAGTCATTGAAAAGTGTTGATGAAATGTTCGATTCAAAGAACCTAAGTAAGAAGAGTGATTACACAATGCAGGCGATGCTCTACAGTCTTATTGAAGCAAAGAACGATTCTGAGCATAATCCAAATCATCGTGCTGTTAGTCCAGCTTTGCTCTTTATCCAACATGCAGGTAGTGAAGATTATACTCCTGTACTATCAATAGATAAGGAGGAAGTTACTGATGTCACTGTATATGAAGAGGAGTTTCTTAGAAATCTCACGGAGAAACTCGAAGAAATACATAATCCCAATATAGCTTTTGCTCCAACCGACAATACTGATAGTTGTCAATACTGTCCTTATAAACAGATGTGTGGACGATAA
- a CDS encoding UvrD-helicase domain-containing protein, whose translation MEKALTVYKASAGSGKTFTLASEYITLVVKNPQDYKKILAVTFTNKATQEMKTRILSQLYGIAHKLPDSQAYYEQVLQKTGFPEQTIRENAAEALSLLTHHYNEFCVQTIDAFFQSVLRNLARELNLTANLRIDLNDEQVEAQAVDELINSLEEGEEVLSWIRDYIDKNIEDDKGWNVIGQIKDFGKNIFKDFYKDHKAELDNRFREESFFDDLITDLRRRRKESPKKVKEQAGKLLQKISDAGIDTSYFIKGLYGYITKLVENEPTDEGPSANVLKCLESPDNWLLKKCPAGEKERISAFISESWYDDLLLLEQYRKECWKEYQSSNLTLKHLSQLRLLHAISGAVDEINKDTNRFMLSNTQSLLSTLMKDSDTPFVFEKMGAYLKHIMIDEFQDTSTIQWNNFRKLLDNCMAQIESHNLIVGDVKQSIYRWRQGDWKLLNNIEYDFSEEQIKIEPLETNYRSEENIIRFNNAFFTQAVIQTVKELESDDIKGAAQLIEAYKEIEQKPRKDDGKGFVHIKLFPYDKKAVSEYNENVLNELVSNIRELLNRGYKQKDIAILVRSKGVIQDIADKFQSEFGTDVSIVSDEAFQLDASLAVNVIIAALRLLTHPDDKLTESKLVKLYQQQVIQSDKDNNALFVDEGERELKSFLPSGYVNKFDFLLRLSLVDLVDEIYSLFNLGSLEGQSAYVCTFYDTLNEYLRDHPADIDDFIEEWEDSLSSNTIQSDEVDGIRLITIHKSKGLEYDNVLIPFCDWGLEKTVGNTIWCPGDNKERPYGELPLIPIDFSKKMIGTVFEDDYKEEHLQNTVDNMNLLYVAFTRAGKNLFITGKKASKTTFTKLQNGNTATDRSQIIQLVIDDLANELPGATIDDAGDKEAISFDFGTLLDCGQRVDKEKSTENPFELTPKTHKLKIETFPHPVSFRQSNKSHDFINGEDIDPSDANRYIKVGNILHQLFSTILTEDDIEPRLKELEQEGVIYNDEVTSRKLQNKIANALMNEKVKDWFSSRWKLFNECTILDYDKESGDIHEHRPDRVMTDGKEIIVVDFKFGKPREEYHEQVQRYMTLLMRMGYEKVSGYIWYVVRNEIIPTPFLPLKGE comes from the coding sequence ATGGAAAAAGCATTAACGGTTTATAAAGCATCAGCAGGTTCAGGCAAAACATTTACATTAGCATCAGAATATATCACCTTAGTGGTAAAGAATCCACAAGATTATAAGAAGATTCTTGCCGTAACCTTTACTAATAAGGCGACGCAAGAAATGAAAACGCGTATTCTTTCTCAACTGTATGGTATTGCACATAAATTGCCAGATTCGCAGGCTTACTATGAGCAAGTATTACAGAAGACTGGCTTTCCTGAGCAAACAATTAGAGAGAATGCTGCTGAAGCGTTATCGCTGCTTACCCATCATTATAATGAATTTTGTGTACAGACGATTGATGCCTTCTTTCAGTCTGTATTGCGTAATCTTGCTCGTGAGTTGAATCTTACAGCTAATCTTCGTATTGATCTCAATGATGAACAAGTAGAGGCTCAGGCTGTTGATGAATTGATTAATAGTCTTGAAGAAGGGGAAGAGGTTCTTAGTTGGATTCGCGATTATATCGATAAAAATATAGAAGATGACAAGGGATGGAATGTTATTGGACAGATAAAGGACTTCGGAAAAAATATCTTTAAGGACTTCTATAAAGACCATAAAGCTGAACTTGATAATCGGTTTCGTGAAGAATCTTTTTTTGACGATTTAATCACGGATTTGCGTAGGAGACGTAAGGAAAGCCCTAAGAAGGTCAAAGAACAGGCTGGAAAACTGCTTCAGAAAATAAGTGATGCTGGTATTGATACAAGTTACTTTATTAAAGGATTGTATGGATATATCACTAAATTGGTAGAGAATGAACCTACTGATGAAGGACCATCAGCAAATGTCTTGAAATGTCTTGAGAGTCCTGATAACTGGTTGTTGAAGAAATGTCCAGCTGGAGAGAAAGAGCGTATTAGTGCTTTTATTTCAGAGTCATGGTATGATGACTTACTACTATTAGAACAGTATAGGAAAGAATGTTGGAAGGAGTATCAATCCAGTAATCTTACGCTTAAGCATCTTTCTCAACTTCGTCTTTTACATGCTATCTCAGGAGCCGTTGATGAGATAAATAAAGACACGAACCGATTTATGCTAAGTAACACACAATCATTGCTTAGCACTTTAATGAAAGATTCTGATACGCCTTTTGTTTTTGAGAAGATGGGAGCTTACTTGAAGCATATCATGATTGATGAGTTTCAAGATACAAGTACTATCCAATGGAATAACTTCCGCAAGTTACTTGATAACTGTATGGCTCAAATAGAGTCACATAATCTGATTGTGGGTGATGTCAAGCAGAGTATTTATCGATGGCGTCAAGGTGATTGGAAATTACTAAATAATATTGAGTATGACTTCTCTGAAGAGCAAATAAAGATAGAACCTCTTGAAACTAACTATCGTTCTGAAGAGAATATAATCCGATTTAATAATGCTTTCTTTACGCAGGCTGTTATACAAACAGTTAAAGAATTAGAGAGTGATGATATAAAAGGTGCTGCTCAGTTGATTGAAGCTTATAAAGAGATTGAACAGAAACCGAGGAAAGATGATGGTAAGGGATTTGTGCATATAAAACTCTTTCCTTATGATAAAAAGGCAGTATCAGAATACAACGAGAATGTTCTCAATGAATTAGTTAGTAATATCCGTGAACTATTAAATCGTGGGTATAAACAAAAGGATATTGCTATTCTTGTCCGATCAAAAGGAGTAATACAGGATATTGCTGATAAGTTCCAAAGTGAGTTTGGTACAGATGTAAGTATTGTTTCTGATGAGGCATTCCAATTGGATGCTTCGTTAGCTGTTAATGTGATTATTGCTGCTCTGCGATTGCTTACACATCCTGATGATAAACTTACAGAAAGTAAGTTGGTTAAGCTCTATCAACAACAAGTAATACAGTCGGATAAAGATAATAATGCTTTATTTGTAGATGAAGGTGAAAGAGAGTTAAAGTCTTTTTTACCAAGTGGTTATGTAAATAAGTTTGACTTTTTATTAAGATTGTCACTTGTAGACCTTGTTGATGAGATTTACTCACTTTTTAATCTCGGTAGTCTTGAAGGACAAAGTGCATACGTATGTACATTCTACGATACATTGAATGAGTATTTGAGAGACCATCCTGCAGATATTGATGATTTCATCGAAGAATGGGAAGATAGTCTTTCAAGCAATACAATTCAAAGCGATGAAGTTGATGGAATACGTTTGATTACTATTCATAAGAGTAAGGGATTGGAATATGATAACGTTCTGATTCCTTTCTGTGATTGGGGATTGGAGAAGACTGTTGGTAATACAATATGGTGTCCAGGAGATAATAAGGAAAGACCTTATGGAGAATTACCGTTGATTCCGATAGATTTTTCTAAAAAGATGATAGGTACTGTCTTTGAAGATGATTACAAAGAGGAGCATCTTCAGAATACTGTTGATAACATGAATTTGCTTTATGTTGCCTTTACACGTGCAGGAAAGAACCTATTTATTACTGGTAAAAAGGCTTCTAAAACCACTTTTACTAAGTTACAAAATGGTAATACTGCCACAGATCGTTCACAGATTATTCAATTAGTTATTGATGATCTTGCTAATGAATTGCCAGGAGCAACGATTGATGATGCTGGTGATAAGGAGGCTATCAGTTTTGATTTTGGTACTTTGTTGGATTGTGGACAGCGTGTTGATAAGGAGAAGTCTACGGAGAATCCTTTTGAACTTACACCTAAGACGCATAAGTTAAAGATAGAAACTTTCCCCCATCCTGTTAGCTTCCGACAGAGTAATAAGAGTCATGACTTTATCAATGGTGAGGATATTGATCCTTCAGACGCAAATCGTTACATAAAGGTTGGAAATATACTTCACCAACTCTTTTCTACTATCCTTACAGAAGATGATATTGAACCTCGCTTAAAGGAATTAGAGCAAGAAGGAGTTATCTATAATGATGAGGTTACATCGAGAAAATTGCAGAATAAGATTGCCAATGCTCTGATGAATGAGAAAGTAAAAGATTGGTTTAGTTCACGATGGAAGCTGTTTAATGAGTGCACCATTCTTGACTATGATAAGGAGAGTGGAGATATTCATGAACATCGTCCTGACCGTGTAATGACCGATGGAAAGGAGATTATTGTAGTAGATTTCAAGTTTGGTAAACCACGTGAAGAATATCATGAGCAAGTACAACGCTATATGACTTTGCTTATGCGCATGGGCTATGAGAAGGTCTCTGGCTATATTTGGTATGTCGTTAGAAACGAGATCATACCAACTCCTTTTCTCCCATTAAAGGGCGAATAG
- the ispE gene encoding 4-(cytidine 5'-diphospho)-2-C-methyl-D-erythritol kinase, whose product MITFPCCKINLGLNIVAKRPDGYHDLETVFYPVPLCDVLEIKKMDEEFPSPTPIDLKVTGHAVECDERNNLVVKAYHLLAKDYELPRIHVHLVKRIPMQAGLGGGSADAAYMIRLLDERFRLNMGNAEMERYAAQLGADCAFFIRSEIAYATGIGDVLAPADNEGNNLEGYYLALVKPDVAVSTAEAFAGVTPKKPVKSCRDIVRQPIDTWRAELTNDFEKSIFAIHPILATVKEKLYENGALYAQMSGSGSTIFGIFGQKPTNIEELFPDMFTYCVRL is encoded by the coding sequence ATGATTACCTTTCCTTGCTGTAAAATCAACCTTGGTTTAAATATTGTTGCAAAACGTCCTGATGGCTATCATGACCTTGAAACAGTTTTTTATCCTGTTCCTTTATGTGATGTGTTGGAAATTAAAAAGATGGATGAGGAGTTTCCCTCTCCTACTCCCATAGACTTAAAAGTGACTGGTCATGCTGTAGAATGTGATGAGCGCAATAATTTGGTAGTTAAGGCTTATCATCTCCTTGCAAAAGATTATGAATTACCTCGTATACATGTTCACCTTGTTAAGCGTATTCCTATGCAGGCAGGACTTGGTGGTGGTTCAGCTGATGCTGCTTATATGATTCGATTACTTGATGAGCGTTTTCGTTTGAATATGGGTAATGCAGAGATGGAGCGTTATGCAGCCCAATTGGGTGCTGACTGTGCATTCTTTATTCGCTCTGAAATTGCTTATGCGACGGGCATTGGAGATGTTCTTGCCCCAGCAGACAATGAGGGGAACAATTTAGAAGGGTATTATCTTGCACTTGTAAAGCCTGATGTAGCCGTTTCAACAGCTGAAGCATTCGCGGGTGTTACTCCTAAGAAACCAGTGAAAAGTTGTCGTGATATTGTACGTCAACCAATTGATACATGGCGCGCTGAACTAACAAATGATTTTGAAAAGTCTATTTTTGCTATACACCCTATATTGGCAACAGTTAAAGAGAAACTGTATGAGAATGGAGCTTTGTATGCACAGATGTCGGGAAGTGGTAGTACCATTTTTGGTATCTTTGGACAAAAGCCAACAAATATAGAGGAACTCTTCCCCGATATGTTCACCTATTGTGTCAGACTCTAA
- the dnaB gene encoding replicative DNA helicase — translation MAERSNNNKSSRRTKQAPIDTTFGHLQPQATDIEKVVLGALMIDKDAFTVVSEIIKPETFYESRHEKIYEAVQSLNLQEKPVDIMTVVEELRHKGTLEEVGGPAYIVELSSNVASSAHIEYHAHILAQKFLARQLIQFASMIETDAFDETVDVDELMQKAEGALFEISQKNMLQDYVQIDSVVEQAHQLLLKAANNKGSLTGVPSGFHDLDKITAGWQASDLVIIAGRPAMGKTSFALSIAKNIAIDYRKPIAFFSLEMNNVQLVNRLISNVCSVPGNKILNGQLTPDEWERFDSNIRKMQGAPIYIDDTPGLSIFELRTKARRLVREHNIEVLMIDYLQLMNANGMRFNSRQEEVSTISRSLKGLAKELNIPILALSQLSRAVEQRDPREGKRPQLSDLRESGAIEQDADMVLFVHRPEYYHILQDDHGNDLHGMAQIIIAKHRKGATGDVLLNFRGEYTRFANPEDLDMAAPMPNDPLGGEIIGSKMNDDPIPPYPGGDMRVPF, via the coding sequence ATGGCAGAAAGAAGTAATAACAATAAAAGTAGTCGTAGAACCAAGCAGGCTCCTATCGACACGACGTTTGGTCACCTACAACCACAAGCAACTGACATTGAAAAGGTTGTTTTAGGTGCACTTATGATTGATAAGGATGCCTTTACTGTTGTCTCAGAGATTATCAAACCAGAAACATTCTATGAGTCTCGTCATGAGAAAATCTATGAAGCTGTACAATCTCTGAATCTGCAGGAGAAGCCTGTAGATATTATGACCGTAGTAGAAGAACTTCGACATAAAGGAACACTTGAAGAAGTTGGTGGTCCTGCATATATCGTTGAGCTTAGCTCCAATGTTGCTTCATCTGCACACATTGAGTATCATGCACATATTCTTGCACAAAAGTTCTTGGCACGACAACTCATCCAGTTTGCATCAATGATTGAGACTGATGCTTTCGATGAAACCGTGGATGTTGACGAGTTGATGCAGAAAGCCGAGGGTGCTCTGTTTGAGATTTCCCAGAAGAATATGCTACAAGATTATGTACAGATTGACTCTGTCGTTGAACAAGCCCATCAATTACTTCTCAAGGCTGCAAACAATAAGGGTAGCTTAACTGGCGTACCAAGTGGTTTCCACGACTTAGACAAGATAACAGCAGGTTGGCAGGCATCCGACTTGGTTATTATTGCTGGTCGTCCTGCCATGGGTAAGACTTCTTTTGCACTTAGTATTGCTAAAAATATTGCCATTGACTATCGTAAGCCAATTGCGTTCTTCTCTCTTGAGATGAACAACGTACAGCTTGTCAATCGTTTAATATCAAACGTTTGTTCTGTACCTGGTAACAAGATTCTTAATGGTCAGCTAACACCTGACGAGTGGGAGCGTTTCGACTCTAACATACGAAAGATGCAGGGTGCACCGATTTATATTGACGATACACCTGGACTTTCAATCTTCGAACTTCGTACAAAAGCGCGTCGATTGGTGCGTGAACATAATATTGAAGTGCTCATGATTGACTACTTACAGCTGATGAATGCCAATGGTATGCGCTTCAATAGCCGTCAGGAGGAGGTTTCTACTATTAGCCGTTCCTTGAAGGGACTTGCAAAAGAGCTGAACATTCCAATATTAGCACTGTCACAGTTGAGTCGTGCGGTTGAACAACGCGATCCACGTGAGGGTAAACGTCCACAGTTAAGTGACTTGCGTGAGTCTGGAGCTATCGAGCAGGATGCCGATATGGTACTCTTTGTGCATCGACCAGAGTATTATCATATTCTGCAAGATGATCATGGTAACGACCTTCATGGTATGGCTCAGATTATTATTGCCAAGCATCGTAAGGGTGCAACTGGTGATGTTCTACTCAACTTCCGTGGTGAATACACTCGTTTTGCTAATCCTGAGGATTTGGATATGGCTGCTCCAATGCCTAATGACCCATTGGGTGGTGAGATTATTGGTAGCAAGATGAATGATGATCCTATACCACCATACCCAGGTGGGGATATGAGAGTACCCTTCTAA
- a CDS encoding AAA family ATPase, whose protein sequence is MTKWKINSIKIENFKFFHRPFKMDIEGKNLLLYGENGSGKSSLYWAIYTLFQSCYKRPTIDDAQKYFVADNTENLRNKFLPDTQRSGIDLEFISEDDGRRKSYEDSNVRCNTSTDPFMSITAGSSTFMNYKFLSAIFDFKNSKQPEIFNIFVSDIFPALILQPSMKLIHYDGTQSSVMTADYWWKYLNNNLQNLKRGSNPHYILKTSDEYIRYSRLLKEFNRQIKNNVTLIETKANQMISNSFKLNARLQMDYENARITDVQMGPGVLYNKKILPPKIKVKAEFSHNHIVGHNDILHPRSFFNEAKLTCLAIAMRFAVVEIMHRAEDDGASALFLDDLLISLDMSTRLEVMDIILSYESNYQILLFTHDYTFFDILRSKIRQQKHDSSWLFKELYSLNDDIDNIPDYLLVDNQNAIDRAKAFYEQRDYAASANALRRECEEQLKRLLPFNATVEFQRAPFPKTSPKQLSNMMGALNQFYSDTGIPDITPDIQMYRERILNPLSHHDARTPIYKSELLKAIDEISKLRTISVSFLVQYADCTLSNEFFIHFTKDGIDAEVHFYFCAEWMKYTLNGMDYFSNPLLHITSSNVPQYVVGREKTIKSIYNTLCNYVYRGSGGYPSLEDAIQK, encoded by the coding sequence ATGACAAAGTGGAAGATTAATAGCATAAAGATAGAAAACTTCAAGTTTTTCCATCGCCCTTTCAAGATGGATATTGAAGGTAAGAATTTGCTTCTGTATGGAGAGAATGGTAGTGGAAAGAGTTCTCTCTATTGGGCTATCTATACCTTGTTTCAGAGTTGTTATAAAAGACCAACAATAGATGATGCACAGAAATATTTTGTAGCAGATAACACGGAAAATCTTCGTAACAAATTCTTACCTGATACTCAGAGGTCTGGTATTGATTTAGAATTTATATCTGAAGATGACGGTCGTAGAAAGTCTTATGAAGACTCAAATGTCAGGTGTAATACTTCTACAGACCCTTTTATGAGCATTACTGCAGGATCTAGTACCTTCATGAACTACAAGTTTCTTTCTGCCATCTTCGATTTTAAAAATAGCAAGCAGCCCGAGATCTTCAATATTTTCGTCAGTGATATTTTCCCAGCTCTAATTTTACAACCATCCATGAAACTCATTCACTATGATGGTACACAATCATCTGTAATGACAGCTGACTACTGGTGGAAGTATTTAAATAATAACCTTCAGAATCTAAAGAGAGGTTCTAATCCACATTATATTTTGAAGACTTCTGATGAATACATACGTTATTCCAGACTGCTGAAAGAATTTAACAGACAGATAAAGAATAATGTGACCCTAATTGAAACTAAGGCCAATCAGATGATTTCTAATAGCTTCAAATTGAATGCAAGACTTCAGATGGACTATGAGAATGCAAGGATTACAGATGTCCAGATGGGGCCAGGAGTATTATATAACAAAAAAATATTACCTCCCAAAATAAAGGTTAAGGCAGAATTCAGCCATAACCATATTGTTGGACATAATGACATATTACATCCTCGCTCCTTTTTCAATGAGGCAAAACTTACTTGCCTTGCCATTGCGATGCGTTTTGCAGTTGTTGAAATTATGCACCGTGCCGAGGATGATGGTGCCTCTGCACTATTCCTCGATGATTTGCTGATTAGTCTAGATATGTCTACAAGACTTGAAGTAATGGACATTATTTTGAGTTATGAAAGTAATTATCAGATACTACTTTTCACGCATGATTACACCTTCTTCGATATTCTAAGGTCAAAGATTAGACAGCAGAAACATGATAGCAGCTGGTTGTTCAAGGAATTATACAGTTTGAATGATGATATAGACAATATACCAGACTATCTACTTGTTGATAATCAGAATGCAATTGATAGGGCAAAAGCTTTTTATGAGCAACGTGACTATGCTGCGTCTGCCAATGCATTAAGACGTGAATGTGAAGAGCAGCTTAAAAGATTGCTACCATTCAATGCTACAGTAGAATTTCAGAGAGCCCCTTTCCCAAAAACTTCTCCTAAACAACTATCCAACATGATGGGTGCTCTCAATCAGTTTTATTCAGACACAGGAATTCCTGATATTACTCCAGATATACAGATGTATAGGGAGAGAATCCTCAATCCGTTATCACATCACGATGCTCGTACTCCAATATACAAGAGTGAGTTGCTAAAAGCTATTGATGAAATTTCAAAACTGAGAACAATATCGGTTTCATTTCTAGTCCAATATGCAGATTGTACGCTTTCAAATGAATTTTTTATCCATTTCACTAAGGATGGTATAGATGCGGAGGTACACTTTTATTTTTGTGCTGAGTGGATGAAATACACACTGAATGGTATGGATTATTTTTCAAATCCTTTGCTTCACATTACCTCTTCTAATGTGCCACAATATGTAGTTGGAAGAGAAAAAACCATAAAAAGTATTTACAACACACTTTGTAATTATGTATATAGAGGTTCTGGCGGTTATCCAAGTCTTGAAGATGCTATTCAGAAGTGA